One window of the Labilibaculum sp. genome contains the following:
- a CDS encoding electron transfer flavoprotein subunit alpha/FixB family protein, which yields MSVIAFAKNWNGKFKNSTYELVSYTRNLASQLNTQLIVVSIGEVKEEELKSLGKYGAERIISVNDPQMNTLTSRVYAQVISELAEIEGADTIVMSDNESGKAIAPRISVKMKAGMVSAVLELPISMNPFVVKKGAFSGKAFEHVQIDSPVKVITIAKNCFGLIENQVDVSIEEFSPDLDAAHFTIQVLEEEKQTNKVDLADADIVVSAGRGMRSPDNWGVVEDLAGILGAATACSRPVSDEGWRGHEEHVGQTGKVIAPNLYFAAGISGAIQHVAGISRSKCIVAVNTDPEAPIFGVADYGIIGDVMEVLPKLTEAVRNSK from the coding sequence ATGTCAGTAATTGCATTTGCCAAAAATTGGAACGGGAAGTTTAAGAATTCCACCTATGAATTGGTATCCTATACGAGAAATTTAGCCAGCCAATTAAATACACAGCTTATTGTTGTTTCTATCGGTGAGGTAAAGGAGGAAGAATTGAAAAGTTTGGGGAAATATGGTGCGGAGAGAATTATTTCCGTGAATGATCCACAAATGAATACGTTAACAAGCCGTGTTTATGCTCAGGTAATTTCTGAATTAGCAGAAATAGAAGGCGCAGACACAATTGTTATGAGCGATAATGAGAGTGGCAAAGCCATAGCTCCAAGAATTTCAGTTAAAATGAAAGCTGGAATGGTATCTGCCGTCTTGGAACTTCCAATATCTATGAATCCGTTTGTAGTTAAAAAAGGTGCTTTTTCAGGAAAAGCTTTCGAACATGTTCAAATTGATTCACCTGTAAAAGTGATAACCATTGCTAAAAATTGTTTCGGTCTTATAGAAAATCAGGTTGATGTATCGATTGAGGAATTTTCGCCGGATTTGGACGCTGCTCATTTCACAATTCAGGTACTGGAGGAAGAAAAGCAAACAAATAAAGTTGATCTTGCTGATGCAGATATTGTTGTTTCTGCAGGAAGAGGAATGAGAAGTCCTGATAATTGGGGTGTTGTGGAAGATCTTGCCGGGATACTAGGTGCCGCAACTGCTTGTTCTCGTCCGGTTTCGGATGAAGGATGGCGCGGACACGAGGAGCATGTTGGACAAACAGGAAAAGTAATAGCACCGAATTTATACTTCGCAGCGGGTATTTCAGGAGCCATACAACACGTTGCTGGTATCAGCAGGAGTAAATGTATCGTGGCCGTTAATACAGATCCTGAGGCGCCGATTTTTGGTGTTGCTGATTATGGAATCATTGGTGACGTTATGGAAGTATTGCCAAAATTGACAGAAGCAGTCCGAAATTCAAAATAG
- a CDS encoding ion transporter: MIKTKIYQLVENGSHGKKMNRFFDYFIMSLIILSVSAIILESIAEINLKYGNLLEIFNIISIIIFSIEYLLRLYISDLTHPTNSKIKSVLKFIFSAYGIIDLLAIMPFYLPMLIKIDLRFLRALRLTRILRVLKINRYNNSLNLIWSVIKEKKPELVVTAFVTFLILMLASFIMYFIEGEAQPEKFPNILASFWWAVATLTTVGYGDVYPITALGKFVSGFIALLGIGLVALPAGLISAGFINKVEKKHNCPHCGKEINK; the protein is encoded by the coding sequence ATGATAAAAACCAAGATATACCAATTAGTTGAAAACGGATCACATGGCAAGAAAATGAATCGTTTTTTTGATTATTTTATCATGTCTCTCATTATTTTGAGTGTAAGTGCAATAATCCTTGAATCGATTGCTGAGATAAATTTAAAATATGGTAATCTTTTAGAAATATTTAATATTATCTCAATTATCATTTTCTCAATAGAATATTTGTTAAGACTTTATATCTCTGACCTAACCCATCCAACAAACAGCAAAATAAAGTCTGTACTTAAATTTATCTTTTCTGCATATGGAATTATTGATTTACTTGCTATTATGCCATTCTATTTACCAATGCTAATTAAAATAGACTTAAGATTTTTAAGAGCTTTAAGACTAACCAGAATTTTACGAGTTTTAAAAATTAACCGCTATAATAATTCATTAAACTTGATTTGGTCTGTAATTAAAGAGAAAAAACCTGAATTAGTAGTAACAGCCTTCGTGACCTTTCTTATTTTAATGTTAGCGTCTTTTATAATGTATTTTATTGAGGGCGAAGCACAACCTGAAAAATTTCCCAATATTTTAGCATCATTTTGGTGGGCTGTCGCTACACTCACAACTGTTGGCTATGGTGATGTGTATCCGATAACAGCGCTCGGAAAATTTGTTAGTGGATTTATTGCTCTTTTGGGAATTGGTTTAGTAGCTCTCCCTGCTGGACTTATTAGTGCCGGATTTATTAATAAGGTGGAAAAAAAACACAATTGTCCTCATTGTGGTAAAGAAATTAACAAATAA
- a CDS encoding acyl-CoA dehydrogenase yields MNFEFTEEQLMIRDAARDFAQRELLPGVIERDEKSEYPTEQVKRLAELGFLGMLVGLEYDGGGMDTISYVLAMEEISKVDSSVSVIMSVNNSLVCWGVEKYGTEAQKQKFLKPMARGEKIGAFLLSEPEAGSDATSQRTTAVDMGDHYLVNGTKNWITNGKSASTYIVMAQTHPELKHKGINALLVDSKSEGITVGPHENKMGMRASDTCSVMFNNVKVPKENRLGEEGFGFKLAMQSLEGGRIGIASQALGIASGAYELALKYAQERKAFGKEIIHHQAIAFKLADMAVDIEAARFFCLKAAWLKDQGKPYGQASAMAKLYAAETAMKVTTEAVQIHGGYGYVKEYHVERLMRDAKLTQIYEGTSEIQKIVISRGLID; encoded by the coding sequence ATGAATTTTGAATTTACCGAAGAGCAGTTAATGATAAGGGATGCGGCACGGGATTTTGCCCAACGCGAGCTCTTGCCCGGAGTAATAGAACGAGATGAGAAATCAGAGTATCCAACTGAGCAGGTGAAACGTTTGGCTGAGTTAGGTTTTCTGGGAATGCTTGTTGGATTGGAATACGATGGTGGTGGAATGGATACCATATCCTATGTTTTGGCAATGGAAGAAATTTCAAAGGTCGATTCCTCGGTATCAGTAATCATGTCGGTAAACAATTCATTGGTTTGTTGGGGGGTTGAAAAATATGGAACTGAAGCTCAAAAGCAGAAATTTTTAAAACCGATGGCCCGGGGTGAGAAAATAGGAGCCTTCCTGTTATCGGAACCTGAAGCAGGCTCTGATGCGACTTCACAAAGAACTACTGCCGTTGATATGGGAGACCATTATTTGGTGAACGGCACCAAAAATTGGATTACAAACGGTAAATCAGCTTCTACCTACATTGTAATGGCTCAAACTCATCCCGAATTAAAACACAAAGGAATTAATGCTTTGCTTGTCGACTCGAAATCCGAGGGAATTACTGTTGGTCCTCATGAAAATAAAATGGGAATGCGGGCATCAGATACCTGTTCGGTAATGTTCAATAATGTAAAAGTTCCAAAGGAAAATCGTTTGGGTGAAGAAGGTTTTGGATTTAAATTGGCCATGCAGTCGCTGGAAGGGGGCAGAATAGGAATTGCCTCGCAGGCTTTGGGTATTGCTTCAGGAGCATACGAATTGGCACTAAAATATGCACAGGAAAGAAAAGCTTTCGGAAAAGAGATTATCCATCATCAGGCAATCGCATTTAAATTAGCTGATATGGCCGTTGATATTGAGGCTGCGCGCTTTTTCTGTTTAAAAGCAGCCTGGTTAAAAGATCAGGGCAAACCTTACGGACAGGCAAGTGCCATGGCCAAACTATATGCTGCCGAAACTGCAATGAAGGTAACCACCGAAGCAGTTCAGATTCACGGAGGATACGGATATGTAAAGGAATATCATGTTGAACGTTTAATGCGTGATGCAAAACTAACACAGATTTATGAAGGGACTTCTGAGATTCAAAAGATTGTAATTTCCAGAGGATTGATTGATTGA
- a CDS encoding electron transfer flavoprotein subunit beta/FixA family protein produces MKILVCISNVPDTTTKVKFKEDNTLFDDSGVQWIINPWDELALTRALELKEDAGNSVDEVCVIHVGGAQTDATLRKALAIGADKAIRIDACAADAYYVAGQIAAYLKENPFDIVFSGIESSDYNGSSVGAMIAEFMNYSGVSSVSSVGFDGDDLILYRAIPGGKQKIKAEVPLVAVVQKGIAKEPRIPAMRGIMMARKKPLEAIAATEIDMLTKSIKFELPKAKGACKMIDAGHAEQLVELLKNEAKVL; encoded by the coding sequence ATGAAGATATTGGTCTGTATAAGTAATGTTCCTGATACCACAACTAAAGTGAAGTTCAAGGAAGATAATACTCTGTTTGATGATTCAGGTGTTCAGTGGATTATTAATCCATGGGATGAACTGGCCTTGACTCGTGCTTTGGAATTGAAAGAGGATGCCGGCAATTCGGTAGATGAGGTTTGTGTGATTCATGTTGGCGGTGCCCAAACGGATGCGACCTTAAGAAAAGCTCTTGCTATTGGTGCTGATAAGGCGATTCGTATTGATGCCTGTGCAGCAGATGCGTACTATGTGGCCGGACAAATTGCGGCATATCTTAAGGAGAATCCTTTCGATATTGTTTTTAGTGGAATAGAGTCAAGCGATTACAATGGTTCATCAGTAGGTGCAATGATTGCAGAGTTCATGAATTATTCCGGAGTTTCGTCTGTTTCCAGTGTAGGTTTTGATGGCGATGATCTTATTCTTTATCGGGCAATTCCAGGAGGAAAACAAAAAATTAAGGCCGAAGTACCGTTAGTTGCTGTAGTTCAGAAAGGAATTGCAAAGGAACCAAGGATTCCTGCTATGCGCGGAATAATGATGGCACGTAAGAAACCTTTGGAGGCGATAGCAGCAACAGAGATAGACATGCTGACTAAATCGATAAAATTTGAATTGCCAAAAGCCAAAGGAGCTTGTAAAATGATTGATGCCGGGCACGCGGAGCAACTGGTTGAGCTTTTGAAAAACGAAGCTAAGGTATTGTAG
- a CDS encoding enoyl-CoA hydratase-related protein, giving the protein MHFNYLKFEKRDKIGILTLNRPEALNALNEGVFKELACFFNSKEIIQSIRVLVITGEGKAFVAGADIKAIQEYSPQAAYDFSEIGKQVFDQIAKLEIPVIAAINGFALGGGLELALSCDIRVASEKARLGLPEVNLGLIPGFNGTQRLPRLVGAGNAMYLMMLGEGITAEEAYQLGVVQKLAPPETLLEVSLDLAGKIASKSPNALRLIKEMVRNGLELSGKDAGKMESKEFGRLFKEDQTEREEGINAFLEKRKPNW; this is encoded by the coding sequence ATGCACTTTAATTATTTAAAATTTGAAAAAAGAGACAAAATAGGAATTTTGACTCTTAACCGTCCCGAAGCCTTGAATGCCTTAAATGAGGGTGTTTTTAAAGAGCTGGCCTGTTTTTTCAACAGCAAAGAAATTATCCAAAGTATTAGAGTATTAGTGATTACGGGAGAGGGGAAAGCCTTTGTTGCCGGTGCTGATATTAAAGCCATTCAGGAATACTCTCCGCAGGCAGCCTATGATTTTTCTGAAATAGGAAAACAGGTTTTTGATCAGATTGCTAAATTGGAGATCCCGGTTATTGCTGCAATTAACGGTTTTGCCCTTGGGGGAGGGTTAGAACTGGCGCTTTCATGTGATATACGTGTAGCCAGTGAAAAAGCCAGGTTGGGTTTGCCCGAAGTGAATTTGGGTCTGATACCCGGATTTAACGGCACTCAAAGATTGCCGCGTTTGGTTGGAGCCGGAAATGCTATGTATCTTATGATGCTTGGAGAAGGCATAACAGCTGAAGAAGCCTATCAATTGGGAGTGGTTCAGAAATTGGCGCCGCCGGAAACACTTCTCGAAGTGAGTTTGGATTTGGCCGGAAAAATAGCCTCTAAAAGTCCTAATGCTTTGCGGCTAATCAAAGAAATGGTTCGCAATGGTTTGGAATTGTCGGGTAAAGATGCAGGCAAAATGGAATCCAAAGAATTTGGCCGTCTTTTTAAGGAGGATCAGACAGAAAGGGAAGAAGGCATAAACGCCTTTTTAGAGAAACGCAAACCAAACTGGTAA
- a CDS encoding 3-hydroxyacyl-CoA dehydrogenase family protein, whose protein sequence is MDLIRKMENVSVLGAAGKMGSGILVLLSFEMAKLKIGKKEDKEFVLNAIDVSQSALNSLLGYVKSQLVKHAEKNIVELRTWYQDREDLIDNDEIISQFVYDVMEMIQTSTRIETAYGSQLIFEAIKEDKALKVKLFSQIKKNNPDAWFLTNTSSIPIGGIEKEAKLNGNIIGYHFYNPPVIQKLLEIIKTDHTNDDLASFSVNLAKSMRKIVVQSRDVAGFIGNGHFMRDALYALNLAEELAKTEGWAKAFFLIDTISRDLLVRPMGIFQLLDYVGIDVTRFILESMQPSFPNEKLSHAALNQLFDNNVKGGQFADGSQKNGIFKYQKGRITEVYDLENAKYIPTENIEMDCAALLGELPTLKIYWKSVVRDAKKADHLKKFFNELHQIDSVGANLAIAYGKNSKAIGQMLVDTKVAESKADVNTVLETGFFHAYGPINEYF, encoded by the coding sequence ATGGATTTGATCCGAAAAATGGAAAATGTTAGTGTTTTAGGTGCCGCAGGAAAAATGGGAAGCGGTATTCTTGTATTATTATCTTTTGAAATGGCCAAATTAAAAATTGGTAAGAAAGAAGATAAAGAGTTTGTCTTAAACGCTATTGATGTATCACAATCTGCTTTAAACAGTTTATTGGGTTACGTAAAATCACAATTGGTAAAGCACGCAGAAAAAAATATAGTCGAATTGCGTACTTGGTATCAGGATCGTGAAGATTTAATTGATAATGATGAAATTATTAGTCAGTTTGTGTATGATGTGATGGAAATGATACAAACATCAACCCGTATAGAAACAGCCTATGGCTCACAATTGATTTTTGAAGCCATAAAAGAGGATAAAGCTCTAAAAGTAAAGTTGTTTTCTCAAATCAAAAAAAATAATCCTGATGCTTGGTTTTTAACCAATACGTCATCGATTCCAATTGGAGGAATTGAAAAAGAAGCTAAATTAAATGGAAACATCATTGGTTATCATTTTTACAATCCTCCGGTAATTCAAAAATTGTTAGAGATCATTAAAACGGATCATACGAATGATGATTTAGCATCCTTTTCGGTAAATTTAGCCAAATCGATGCGCAAAATTGTTGTTCAATCAAGAGATGTTGCCGGATTTATCGGTAATGGTCACTTCATGCGTGATGCTTTGTATGCGCTTAATCTGGCTGAAGAATTAGCAAAAACAGAAGGATGGGCAAAAGCCTTTTTCTTAATTGATACCATAAGTCGCGATTTGTTGGTGCGGCCAATGGGAATCTTTCAATTGCTGGATTATGTGGGGATTGACGTTACCCGATTTATTTTGGAGAGTATGCAGCCCTCATTTCCGAATGAAAAATTATCGCATGCAGCCTTGAATCAATTGTTCGATAACAATGTGAAAGGGGGTCAGTTTGCTGATGGTTCTCAAAAGAACGGTATTTTCAAATATCAGAAAGGCCGGATTACAGAAGTTTATGATTTGGAAAACGCGAAGTACATTCCAACTGAGAATATCGAAATGGATTGTGCTGCTTTGTTGGGAGAACTGCCAACTCTTAAAATCTACTGGAAATCTGTTGTTCGTGATGCGAAGAAAGCCGATCATCTAAAGAAGTTTTTTAATGAACTGCATCAAATAGATAGTGTTGGCGCTAATTTGGCGATTGCGTACGGTAAAAATTCCAAAGCAATTGGTCAGATGCTTGTTGATACAAAAGTTGCGGAATCAAAGGCTGATGTAAATACCGTTTTGGAAACAGGTTTCTTCCATGCCTATGGTCCAATTAACGAGTATTTTTAA
- a CDS encoding 4Fe-4S dicluster domain-containing protein translates to MIKQILFIITLLITFGVFAYSVKRLWGFFKLTKPAYPIKNIGARISHTMNVAFGQAKIFRKPVIGLMHALVFWGFLVITLGSIEMLVDGVSGLDRVFAFTGWFYDVVIASGDVFALLIIIFIKLFILRRMFLRIKRFTGVEMTAKANQDALLSLYFIGFLMVSLICFNMGYISSHPNAYEGVYPVSATLVNLLGWDFSWLQEPGWWVHLLLIFTFANYLPYSKHFHVFLSIPNVFLANLEPLTKYPNLESITREVKLMLDPEAAYDESAEVARFGVKDIEDVSWKNYMDSLSCTQCGRCTDVCPANITGKLLSPRKIFVDLRKRMDEKGPLAIAGKDDNKSLLRDYISEEEIWACTTCNACAQECPIDISHPNFIMDMRRYLVMEESAAPSGLNVMFANIENNGAPWQYSPEDRMKWSE, encoded by the coding sequence ATGATAAAACAAATCCTCTTTATCATCACATTATTAATCACATTTGGCGTTTTTGCCTACTCAGTAAAGCGTTTGTGGGGATTCTTTAAGCTGACAAAGCCTGCTTATCCGATTAAAAATATTGGTGCAAGAATATCTCATACCATGAATGTGGCATTTGGGCAAGCCAAAATATTTCGGAAGCCTGTTATCGGTTTGATGCACGCATTGGTGTTTTGGGGCTTTCTTGTGATCACTCTCGGCAGTATCGAAATGCTTGTAGATGGCGTTAGCGGATTGGACAGGGTTTTTGCCTTTACTGGATGGTTTTATGATGTAGTTATTGCCTCAGGAGATGTGTTTGCCTTGTTGATTATCATTTTTATTAAGCTTTTTATCCTTCGTAGAATGTTTTTAAGAATAAAACGTTTTACTGGAGTAGAAATGACTGCAAAAGCCAATCAGGATGCTCTTTTATCCCTTTATTTTATTGGGTTTTTAATGGTTTCCCTGATTTGTTTCAATATGGGATACATTAGTAGTCACCCAAATGCTTACGAAGGGGTTTATCCTGTTTCTGCCACTTTGGTTAATTTATTAGGGTGGGATTTTAGCTGGCTTCAAGAGCCGGGTTGGTGGGTGCACTTGTTACTGATATTCACATTTGCTAATTATTTGCCATACTCGAAGCATTTTCATGTTTTTCTATCCATACCAAATGTATTTTTGGCGAATTTGGAACCGCTTACTAAATATCCAAATTTGGAAAGTATAACCCGTGAAGTTAAGCTAATGCTTGATCCCGAAGCGGCTTATGACGAAAGTGCCGAAGTTGCTCGTTTTGGTGTTAAAGATATCGAAGATGTGAGCTGGAAAAATTATATGGATTCTTTATCCTGTACACAGTGCGGTCGTTGTACGGATGTTTGTCCGGCCAATATTACGGGTAAACTTTTGTCGCCAAGGAAAATATTTGTTGATCTGCGAAAGCGCATGGATGAGAAAGGACCTTTAGCCATAGCAGGTAAAGATGATAACAAATCACTTTTACGCGATTATATTTCTGAAGAAGAAATTTGGGCCTGCACAACCTGTAACGCCTGCGCTCAGGAATGTCCGATAGATATTAGTCATCCCAATTTTATCATGGACATGAGAAGGTATTTGGTGATGGAGGAATCGGCGGCACCATCAGGATTAAATGTCATGTTTGCAAACATTGAGAACAATGGCGCACCGTGGCAATACTCACCTGAAGACAGAATGAAATGGAGTGAATGA
- a CDS encoding thiolase C-terminal domain-containing protein, translating into MNALRKKIYMLAGYNTISMGTGRNEFHPKKPRPDLEHYIKEAGQASLKMIGGAKNVDEGVIGNFMASRFNRQANLPAFLSLIDEGLKYKPSVRVEGACASGGLALTTGMKSILAETADVVLALGFEVQNTMKAVYGADVLAGAGWQKTRKEGHAYFFPGVFSDRAGAYYEKFGREITRKAMAKWYCNAIENARLCKTAQEFHNTNKDLEGTANTPVNPKGFVDHLNVFDCSKVSDGASAIAIVSDEGLKRIGLKAKDAVEVVGFAHVAADITQKPEVMTSLTTMKVVAEKAMQMAGITVDQLGTVEVHDCFSIAGIMALEAIGLAKEGKGPEFVLAGHTSRYGKIPVNTTGGLIGWGHPTGATGVHQAVTIWEQLTGNAGEAQIEITKEKPYAMSVNMGGDDKSLVAIVYKRGE; encoded by the coding sequence ATGAACGCATTACGCAAAAAAATATACATGCTGGCCGGTTACAATACCATTTCGATGGGAACCGGAAGAAATGAATTTCATCCAAAGAAGCCTCGTCCGGATTTGGAACACTACATTAAGGAAGCTGGCCAAGCTAGCTTAAAAATGATTGGTGGAGCCAAAAATGTTGATGAGGGTGTGATTGGAAATTTTATGGCTTCCCGTTTTAATAGGCAAGCTAATTTGCCTGCGTTTTTGTCTTTAATAGATGAAGGCTTAAAGTACAAGCCATCTGTGAGAGTGGAAGGTGCTTGTGCATCAGGAGGTTTAGCGCTGACTACAGGAATGAAATCGATTCTTGCAGAAACAGCAGATGTGGTGCTTGCTCTTGGCTTTGAGGTTCAGAATACTATGAAAGCGGTGTATGGAGCGGATGTTTTGGCTGGTGCCGGATGGCAAAAAACACGTAAAGAGGGACATGCTTACTTTTTTCCTGGTGTGTTTAGTGACCGGGCAGGTGCTTATTATGAAAAATTTGGCAGGGAAATTACCCGCAAAGCAATGGCGAAGTGGTATTGTAATGCCATTGAAAATGCACGTTTGTGCAAAACTGCTCAGGAATTTCACAATACAAATAAGGATTTGGAAGGGACTGCAAACACACCTGTAAATCCAAAAGGTTTTGTGGATCATTTAAATGTTTTTGACTGTTCTAAAGTTTCTGACGGAGCTTCAGCGATTGCGATAGTATCTGACGAAGGATTAAAAAGAATTGGATTAAAAGCAAAAGATGCAGTTGAAGTTGTTGGTTTTGCTCATGTTGCAGCAGATATTACTCAAAAACCAGAGGTGATGACCAGTTTAACTACCATGAAGGTGGTGGCAGAAAAAGCAATGCAAATGGCTGGAATTACTGTTGATCAATTGGGAACTGTTGAAGTACACGATTGTTTTTCTATTGCCGGAATAATGGCTTTGGAAGCTATTGGTTTAGCCAAAGAAGGAAAAGGGCCTGAATTTGTTTTGGCAGGACACACCTCCAGATATGGAAAAATACCTGTAAACACAACGGGCGGATTAATTGGTTGGGGACATCCAACCGGTGCTACCGGAGTTCATCAGGCTGTAACCATTTGGGAGCAATTGACAGGTAATGCCGGTGAGGCGCAAATTGAAATTACGAAGGAAAAACCATATGCAATGTCTGTAAATATGGGAGGAGACGATAAGTCTTTAGTTGCTATAGTTTACAAACGGGGGGAATAA
- a CDS encoding YebC/PmpR family DNA-binding transcriptional regulator: MGRAFEFRKARKMKRWDKMAKAFTRIGKDIVMAIKESGPDPATNSRLRAVIQNAKAVNMPKENVERAIKKATSKDQKDYKEIIYEGYAPHGIAVLVETATDNHTRTVADVRSYFSKCKGSLGTAGSVEFMFEHKCHFQIENKGQDIEELEFELIDIGVEEVFAEEEGIMLYGNFPDFGKIQAYLEENEIEVISSGFERIPMDTKELTEEQVADVEKLLEKLEDNDDVQNVYHNMA; this comes from the coding sequence ATGGGAAGAGCATTTGAATTTAGGAAAGCGCGAAAAATGAAGCGTTGGGATAAGATGGCTAAAGCTTTTACGCGTATTGGTAAAGATATCGTAATGGCAATTAAAGAAAGTGGCCCCGATCCCGCGACTAATTCTCGTTTGCGTGCAGTTATTCAAAATGCAAAGGCAGTAAATATGCCTAAGGAAAATGTTGAAAGAGCAATTAAAAAAGCAACATCTAAAGATCAGAAGGACTATAAGGAAATTATTTACGAAGGATATGCTCCTCATGGTATTGCTGTATTAGTTGAAACTGCTACCGATAACCATACCAGAACGGTTGCAGATGTTCGCTCTTATTTTTCAAAATGCAAAGGTAGTTTAGGTACTGCCGGTAGTGTTGAATTCATGTTTGAACACAAATGTCATTTTCAGATTGAAAACAAAGGTCAGGATATTGAAGAATTGGAGTTCGAATTAATCGACATAGGAGTAGAGGAAGTATTTGCAGAGGAGGAAGGAATCATGCTTTACGGTAACTTCCCTGATTTTGGAAAAATACAGGCTTACCTGGAAGAGAACGAAATTGAGGTAATTTCATCAGGTTTCGAAAGAATTCCAATGGATACAAAAGAATTAACTGAGGAACAAGTTGCAGATGTTGAAAAATTGCTGGAAAAACTGGAAGACAACGACGATGTTCAGAATGTTTACCACAATATGGCATAA
- a CDS encoding ATP-binding protein, with protein sequence MTQGKPTYQDLEKEIIKLKLELKIQDKMINTIPNPLFVKNKDFIYTNCNDAFANYLGLPKTKIINSSVYEIAPKELADKYYNADCELRDNLENQTYECNVKYADGTFHDIIFHKANIINEKNEFCGIVGIILDITEYKDAEQALKENQKRLIELNATKDKLFSIIAHDLRTPFSSILGFSELLIEDANDFDELETEEYLKLINTTAKSTLVLLDNLLNWAKSQTGTLIYKPKKIVLSSIIEETVKNSNATAKIKNISINQIQTDEIAVNADENMLKTILRNLISNAIKFTKPGGCITISAIPKHTYVEISVSDNGVGINNKTLKKLFDISENTTSKGTEKEKGSGLGLILCKEFVEKHKGDIWVESEIGKGSVFKFTLPLHNPS encoded by the coding sequence ATGACCCAGGGCAAACCTACATATCAAGATCTGGAAAAAGAAATAATCAAATTAAAGCTTGAATTAAAAATTCAGGATAAGATGATTAATACGATTCCGAATCCCTTGTTTGTCAAGAACAAAGATTTTATCTATACCAATTGTAATGACGCTTTTGCAAATTATCTGGGCCTGCCCAAAACTAAAATTATAAATTCAAGTGTTTACGAGATTGCACCAAAGGAACTTGCCGACAAATATTACAATGCAGATTGCGAATTACGTGATAATCTGGAAAATCAAACCTATGAATGCAATGTGAAATATGCTGACGGAACTTTTCATGATATCATTTTTCATAAGGCCAATATAATTAATGAGAAAAATGAGTTTTGTGGAATTGTTGGTATCATACTTGACATTACTGAATATAAAGATGCAGAACAAGCTTTAAAAGAAAACCAAAAGCGCTTAATAGAACTTAATGCAACAAAAGACAAACTTTTTTCAATAATTGCGCACGATTTAAGAACGCCGTTCTCGAGTATTTTGGGATTTTCGGAATTGTTGATTGAAGACGCAAATGATTTTGATGAGTTAGAAACGGAAGAGTATTTAAAGTTAATAAATACAACTGCCAAAAGCACTCTTGTTTTGCTTGACAATTTATTGAATTGGGCAAAATCACAAACTGGAACTTTAATTTATAAGCCAAAAAAAATAGTTTTATCATCCATTATCGAAGAGACAGTAAAAAATTCAAATGCAACAGCAAAAATTAAAAACATATCAATAAATCAGATTCAAACCGATGAGATTGCGGTTAATGCCGATGAAAATATGCTGAAAACTATTTTACGAAATCTTATTTCCAATGCAATCAAATTCACTAAACCCGGAGGATGTATTACCATTTCTGCAATTCCGAAACACACGTATGTCGAAATTTCTGTTTCGGATAATGGAGTTGGGATTAATAACAAAACTCTTAAAAAGCTATTTGATATTTCTGAAAATACAACTTCCAAAGGTACTGAAAAGGAAAAAGGGTCTGGTTTGGGATTGATTCTTTGCAAAGAATTTGTGGAAAAACACAAGGGTGACATTTGGGTTGAAAGCGAAATAGGAAAAGGAAGTGTTTTCAAATTCACCCTCCCTTTACACAATCCAAGTTAA